The Candidatus Eisenbacteria bacterium genome contains the following window.
CCTCGTACTTCCAGCACATCTTCTCGGGCGGGTATTCAGCCGGCTACTACAGCTATCTGTGGAGCGAGGTGCTCGACGCGGACGCCTTCCAGGCGTTTCGCGAGCGCGGCATCTTCGACCCGGCGACGGCGCGCTCGTTCCGCACCAACATTCTCGAGAAGGGCGGGAGCGAGGAAGCCATGGAGCTCTATCGCCGGTTCCGCGGACGCGAGCCGTCGGTCGATCCGCTGCTCGAGCGCCGAGGTCTGCTGGCGGTCACGCCCTAGCTGCGGTCCCGCGAGACTGGTAATCTGAGCGCCCCCGCCTCACCGCGTGGGCGCTCGGGCGACCCCTGGCCCCCTTCCAAACCTATCCAAACAAAGGCCTCTCTGACAGTGGAAGCCCTCGTCGGTCGTACGGTTTCGCATTACGCCATCGCACGGAAGCTCGGCAGCGGGGGCATGGGCGTGGTATTCGAAGCCGAGGACACGCGCCTCGGCCGGAAGGTCGCGCTCAAGTTCCTGCCCGCCGACATGGAGCGGGACGTCTCGACGCTCGAGCGCTTCCAGCGCGAGGCCCGCGCCGCTTCGGCGCTCAATCACTCCAACATCTGCACCGTCTACGCCATCGAGCAGCACGAAGGGCAGCACTTCATCGTCATGGAGCTGCTGGAAGGCCGCACGCTTCTGCAGCGAATGCAAAGACCCTTCGACGTCCCGAGCCTGCTCGACATCGGCATCCAGATCGCCGATGCGCTCGAGTCCGCACACGCCAAGGGGATCGTGCACCGCGACATCAAGCCCGCGAACATCTTCGTCAACGACCGCGGGCAGGTGAAGATCCTCGACTTCGGGCTGGCCAAGGTGGAGCCGGGCCTGGGCGGAGGACCGCGCGTCTCGCAGATCGACACCCTGGTGGTGGCCCGAGACGAGCTCACCATGCCGGGGACGACGGTGGGCACCGTCTCCTACATGTCGCCCGAGCAGGCGCGCGGTCAGCTCGCCGACGCTCGCAGCGACCTGTTCTCGCTCGGGACCGTGCTCTACCAGATGGCGACCGGCACGCTGCCGTTCCCGGGTGACACGTCGGCGGTGATCTACGACGCCATTCTCAACCGCGAGCCGCCGCCGATCACCGACGTGGACGCCAAGCTGCCTCAAGAGCTGAACCGCATACTCGGGAAGGCGCTGGAGAAGGACCGCCAGCTCCGCTACCAGAGCGCCACCGACCTGAAGACCGACCTCATCCGGCTCAAGCGTGATCTCGACTCGGGCCGCAAGCGCACCGCCGATGCCGGCGACTCGCGGCCGGGCGCGACGCGGGCCAAGGAGAAGTCGGTCGCCGTGCTCTACTTCGAGAACCTGAGCGGCGTGAAGGAAGACGAATACCTGCGCGACGGCATCACCGAGGACATCATCACCGAGCTGTCGAAGATCAAGGGCTTGAACATCTTCTCGCGCGCGACCGTTCTGGGTTATCGGGACAAGGCCGTCACGCCGGCCCAGATCGGCCAGCAGCTGAGTGCGGCATTCGCACTCGGCGGCAGCCTGCGGCGCGCCGGCAGCCGGCTGCGCATCACCGCCCAGCTGGTCGATACGCAGACCAACTTCCAGCTCTGGTCCGAGCGGTTCGACCGTGAGATGCAGGACGTGTTCGAGGTCCAGGACGAGATCGCGCGCAAGATCGCCGAAGCGCTGCGCGTCACGCTCACTCCTCAGGAGCAGGCGGCGCTGGCCAGCAAGCCGACCGACAACCTGCAGGCCTACGACCTCTACCTGCGCGGCAAGAGCTACGCGCGACGTCTCACTCGCCAGGACCTCGAGTTCGCGCTCCAGATGTTCGAGAGCGCGGTGGCCATGGATCCTCAGTTCGCGCTGGCCCACGCGGCGATCGCCAAGGTGTGCGCCGAGTACCACTACAACTTCCAGCGCGACGCCACCTGGATCGGCCGGGCCATGGCGGCCTCCCAGCGCGCGGTCGCGCTTCATCCGGACCTGCCCGAGGTGCAGATCGCGAATGCCTGGGTGCTCTACGCCGGCAACCAGTACGAGGACGCCATCCGAACCGCCTACCAGGCGATCGGTCGCAAGCGGGATTGCGAGGGCGCGTACTACCTTCTCGGTCGCGCGATGTTCGCCGCAGGACGGTTCCAGGACCTGATCGACATGTCGGAGGATGCGCTGGCCGCGAGCGGCGACGACTACAACGTCTACGTTCCGGTCATGAACGCGCTCGGAGCCTTGGGCAAGGTCGATGCCCGGCGCAACCTGGGCCAGCGATACGTCCTCTCACTCGAGAAGCATCTCAAGCCCGTGCCCGAGGACGCCCGCGCCCGGGTCCTGCTCGCGGGCAGCTACGCGGAGCTGGGGCGCCTCGAGGACGCGATGCGGGAGGCCAATCTGGCCCTGGCCCTGCGCCCCAACGAAGCCACCGTGCTCTACAACCTGGCGTGCGTCTTCTGCCTCATGCAGAAGAAGGCCGAGGCGCTCGACACGATCCGCAAGGCGTGGCAAGCCGGTTTCCGCGAGGCCGACTGGGCCCGGCGGGATGCCGACCTCTCGCTGCTCCACGGCGATCCCGAGTTCGAAAAGCTGTATCCCGCGTCGGCGTCCAGCCCTTGATGGGATCCGGATTCCCGGATTCGGCCGGCTTGGCCGACCCCGTCACCTCGAGACGAACAGCCCAACGTAGCCGCGGATCCAGCTCTCGCCCCACAGGAAAGTCATCATCGCGGCGGGGGCGAGCAGGGTTCCGAAGGGCAACGCCGTCTGGCCGCCGCCGGATCGCCTGAAGATCAGCCAGCCTCCCCACAAGCTGCCCATGAGTGCCGCGAGGAACAGGGTGAGGAGCGTCCGCTCCCAGCCGAGGACCGCGCCGAACATGGCGGCCAGCTTGATGTCGCCTCCGCCCATCCCCTCGATCTTGCGGACCTTGAGGTAACCCCAGGCGACCAGCCAGAGCAGGCCGCTGCCCAAAGCGACGCCGAGCAGGGCTTCCCTCGCGCCACCGGGGACGGTCAGTGCCGCGGCCACACCGAGCAACGTTCCAGGGAAGGTCAGCACGTCGGGCAGGAGCTGGAAGTCCAAGTCGATCCAGAACAAAGCCACGAGCAGGTAGCCCCAGAGGGCGAGCAGCGGGAGTGTGGCGGTGAGCCCGAGTTGCCGATA
Protein-coding sequences here:
- a CDS encoding protein kinase encodes the protein MEALVGRTVSHYAIARKLGSGGMGVVFEAEDTRLGRKVALKFLPADMERDVSTLERFQREARAASALNHSNICTVYAIEQHEGQHFIVMELLEGRTLLQRMQRPFDVPSLLDIGIQIADALESAHAKGIVHRDIKPANIFVNDRGQVKILDFGLAKVEPGLGGGPRVSQIDTLVVARDELTMPGTTVGTVSYMSPEQARGQLADARSDLFSLGTVLYQMATGTLPFPGDTSAVIYDAILNREPPPITDVDAKLPQELNRILGKALEKDRQLRYQSATDLKTDLIRLKRDLDSGRKRTADAGDSRPGATRAKEKSVAVLYFENLSGVKEDEYLRDGITEDIITELSKIKGLNIFSRATVLGYRDKAVTPAQIGQQLSAAFALGGSLRRAGSRLRITAQLVDTQTNFQLWSERFDREMQDVFEVQDEIARKIAEALRVTLTPQEQAALASKPTDNLQAYDLYLRGKSYARRLTRQDLEFALQMFESAVAMDPQFALAHAAIAKVCAEYHYNFQRDATWIGRAMAASQRAVALHPDLPEVQIANAWVLYAGNQYEDAIRTAYQAIGRKRDCEGAYYLLGRAMFAAGRFQDLIDMSEDALAASGDDYNVYVPVMNALGALGKVDARRNLGQRYVLSLEKHLKPVPEDARARVLLAGSYAELGRLEDAMREANLALALRPNEATVLYNLACVFCLMQKKAEALDTIRKAWQAGFREADWARRDADLSLLHGDPEFEKLYPASASSP
- a CDS encoding A24 family peptidase, whose translation is MEPSGWFWAAFMGVIGLVMGSAVTAISYRIPRSVSWIQGRSGCPSCKAPLRVLDLIPVLSFAFARGRCRHCGARIGWRYPLTEIVCAAWTLLLYRQLGLTATLPLLALWGYLLVALFWIDLDFQLLPDVLTFPGTLLGVAAALTVPGGAREALLGVALGSGLLWLVAWGYLKVRKIEGMGGGDIKLAAMFGAVLGWERTLLTLFLAALMGSLWGGWLIFRRSGGGQTALPFGTLLAPAAMMTFLWGESWIRGYVGLFVSR